One window of the Sebastes umbrosus isolate fSebUmb1 chromosome 1, fSebUmb1.pri, whole genome shotgun sequence genome contains the following:
- the ssu72 gene encoding RNA polymerase II subunit A C-terminal domain phosphatase SSU72: MPSHPLRVAVVCSSNQNRSMEAHSILSKRGFEVRSFGTGSHVKLPGPAPDKPNVYDFKTTYIQMYNDLVRKDKELYTQNGILHMLDRNKRIKSKPERFQSCKDKFDLVITCEERVYDQVLEDLNSREQETLQPVHVINVDIQDNHEEATLGAFLICELCQCIQHTEDMEDEMDELIQEFEEKSNRPFLHTVCFY; the protein is encoded by the exons ATGCCGAGCCACCCGCTGCGTGTAGCGGTGGTGTGCTCGAGCAACCAGAACCGCAGTATGGAAGCGCACAGTATCCTCAG CAAACGTGGATTTGAAGTGCGTTCCTTCGGGACAGGGTCTCATGTGAAGCTCCCCGGTCCTGCCCCGGATAAGCCAAATGTGTACGACTTCAAAACGACATATATACAGATGTACAACGACTTGGTCCGCAAGGACAAGGAACT ATACACACAGAATGGCATCCTGCACATGCTGGACCGCAACAAGCGCATCAAATCAAAGCCGGAGCGCTTTCAAAGCTGCAAGGACAAGTTTGACCTGGTCATCACCTGTGAAGAGAGAGTTTATGACCAAGTGCTGGAGG ATCTGAATTCAAGAGAGCAGGAGACTCTACAGCCCGTGCACGTCATCAATGTAGACATTCAGGATAACCATGAGGAAGCCACGCTGGGCGCCTTCCTCATCTGTGAGCTGTGCCAATGT ATCCAGCACACTGAGGACATGGAGGATGAAATGGACGAGCTCATACAGGAGTTTGAGGAGAAGAGCAACAGGCCTTTTCTTCACACTGTCTGTTTCTATTGA
- the fndc10 gene encoding fibronectin type III domain-containing protein 10, giving the protein MKSQQRPSLLALSALLLCTLQQTAGSSSSRSHGSSSASASTSSSSSEARGGRQLGWLTQTNITSNYGNHSHESRPSPKLKEVTGQMNSFSFNTSRGDATAVMSERSGRALSPEEAGVSPPCAYRVIEGGIGGQLCFRHTVLGYKCHRGDCRTVVSLGNLVANILVNGSVLLQWTREAETTMAGQDIKTKETAAGQKSNGDPGTNSSREEPLRSNTVFSGRRHRRAGYELNCWWNGSYTQFECAGVHLGSGCRDFLLTELHENIPYRICLRSLARSDAAQKAAQRDCVEFTLPPSGMQDIVIAMTTVGGAICVMLVIICLLVAYITENIMSPTTQHTYSYRTHSRH; this is encoded by the coding sequence ATGAAAAGCCAACAACGACCATCACTGCTCGCCTTATCGGCACTCCTGCTCTGCACATTACAGCAGACAGctggctccagcagcagcagatctcATGGCAGCagctcagcatcagcatcaacatcatcatcctcatcagaGGCTAGAGGCGGGAGGCAATTGGGCTGGCTAACACAGACTAACATCACTTCTAACTATGGCAATCACAGCCACGAAAGTAGGCCATCACCAAAGCTAAAAGAGGTAACAGGCCAAATGAACAGCTTCTCTTTCAACACCAGCAGAGGCGATGCTACTGCTGTGATGTCTGAAAGGTCTGGCAGGGCACTGAGCCCGGAGGAAGCTGGGGTGTCACCGCCATGTGCTTACCGAGTGATCGAGGGAGGCATTGGCGGGCAGCTGTGTTTTCGGCACACGGTGTTGGGGTACAAGTGTCATCGGGGAGACTGCAGGACGGTGGTGTCTTTGGGGAATCTGGTGGCAAATATTCTTGTCAATGGCAGCGTACTGTTACAGTGGACCCGTGAGGCAGAAACCACAATGGCTGGCCAAGACATAAAGACGAAAGAGACTGCAGCTGGCCAGAAGAGCAATGGGGATCCAGGGACAAATTCATCAAGAGAGGAACCTCTAAGATCAAACACTGTTTTCAGTGGCCGACGCCACAGGCGGGCAGGCTACGAGTTAAACTGCTGGTGGAATGGGAGCTATACTCAGTTTGAGTGTGCTGGTGTCCATCTTGGATCTGGCTGCAGGGACTTTCTCCTGACCGAGCTGCACGAGAACATCCCCTACCGCATCTGCCTGCGCTCCCTGGCCCGCTCCGATGCAGCTCAGAAAGCGGCCCAGCGGGACTGTGTCGAGTTTACCCTGCCGCCGTCCGGGATGCAGGACATTGTGATCGCCATGACAACGGTTGGGGGAGCTATTTGCGTGATGCTGGTCATCATCTGCTTGCTGGTGGCGTACATCACAGAAAACATCATGAGCCCCACGACGCAGCACACATACTCGTACCGCACTCACTCGCGTCACTGA
- the LOC119493070 gene encoding olfactory receptor class A-like protein 4, whose protein sequence is MSEVLTVEAFLFGFLVFSGILGNILVIHVVFQSAVESPSRRLAPSDNILVHLSLANLLTSLFRTVPIFVSDLGLDVSLSPVWCRIFMLLWVWWRAVGCWVTLALSVFHCTTLRRQHVAFGPLAQQKERRRVWIVLGLVWGANLVFSIPALVYSTHVHGNFTVELMVISCTTRPLLGCVWEFPSNEQGSAFASSSLALNEVLPLVLMVCTNLATLHALAKHIRAVTSGGDSGGAHGELDKHVSTERKAAHVIMSLVSLFVVCWALQVAAVTYYNHDGGHHAEGLLTVAHFSASLFVGFSPMVVALGHGKLRRRIMSMILMWAKVLKCHREDTKDGGKSPKTKGKKGKQTVSIVQKETKVIKVKEKVQANK, encoded by the exons ATGTCAGAGGTCCTCACTGTAGAGGCTTTTCTGTTTGGGTTCTTGGTCTTTTCTGGCATCCTGGGAAACATCTTGGTCATCCATGTG GTGTTTCAGTCGGCCGTTGAGAGTCCGTCTCGGAGACTCGCTCCCTCTGACAACATTTTGGTGCACTTGTCACTGGCCAACCTGCTGACCTCGCTTTTCCGCACAGTGCCCATCTTTGTGTCAGACCTGGGCCTGGATGTGTCTCTGTCTCCGGTCTGGTGCAGAATCTTCATGCTGCTGTGGGTGTGGTGGCGAGCCGTGGGCTGTTGGGTGACTCTAGCACTTAGCGTCTTCCACTGCACCACCCTGAGGCGACAGCACGTAGCCTTTGGACCTCTCGCACAGCAGAAAGAGAGGCGGCGGGTGTGGATCGTTCTGGGGCTGGTGTGGGGGGCAAACCTGGTCTTCTCAATTCCAGCTCTCGTATACAGCACTCATGTTCACGGCAACTTCACTGTGGAGCTGATGGTGATCAGCTGCACCACCAGGCCACTCCTGGGCTGTGTCTGGGAGTTCCCCTCCAACGAACAGGGCTCAGCCTTCGCCTCCTCCTCGCTCGCGCTTAATGAGGTGTTGCCTCTGGTGCTGATGGTTTGCACCAACCTGGCCACGCTTCACGCTCTGGCAAAACACATCCGAGCTGTGACCTCAGGGGGAGACTCGGGAGGAGCCCATGGGGAGCTGGACAAACACGTGTCCACTGAACGCAAAGCAGCTCATGTGATCATGTCGCTGGTGTCGCTCTTCGTGGTCTGCTGGGCGCTACAGGTTGCTGCGGTGACGTACTACAACCACGATGGGGGACACCATGCTGAAGGACTGCTGACTGTGGCCCACTTCTCTGCCTCGCTGTTTGTAGGTTTCAGTCCCATGGTGGTGGCCCTGGGACATGGCAagctgaggaggaggatcaTGAGTATGATCCTGATGTGGGCTAAAGTTCTTAAATGTCACAGGGAGGACACTAAAGACGGGGGTAAATCCCCAAAGACTAAAGGAAAGAagggaaaacaaacagtttCTATTGTTCAAAAAGAGACAAAGGTCATAAAAGTGAAGGAGAAAGTTCAAGCAAACAAATGA
- the LOC119492892 gene encoding olfactory receptor class A-like protein 4 — protein sequence MDMVEETMAEMSDPMEVDGDTELVGMGLRVSVSPVQTTFYIFLVMLGIIGNAIVIGVIGKSVIMNRAGGSNSDIIIINMALSNLLVSVMRNTLLVISDMGLELYSSKEWCQVLMGIWVWLRSVNVWSTLFLSAFHLQTLRRVAPTVGSLHGPRGLPKILMLSLALIWILNFIYSIPAHIFSTSGDSNSTETLMLVSSTTRPLLGCVWNFPSSYSGLAYATTSMVIHETIPIILMAFTNLGSLYTLYTHSRMRSSVPDAPAMKRVPAERRAAKVILALIMLFIASWGTSIISVNYFNYNRGSSAEFLLVIARFANIIFIAMSPAVLAVGHRRLRSFIKSTLTH from the exons ATGGACATGGTTGAAGAGACAATGGCTGAGATGAGCGACCCCATGGAGGTGGATGGAGACACTGAGCTTGTGGGGATGGGACTtcgtgtctctgtgtccccTGTGCAAACTACCTTCTACATCTTCCTGGTGATGCTGGGCATCATTGGTAATGCCATTGTCATTGGGGTGATTGGTAAGAGCGTGATAATGAACCGCGCTGGGGGAAGTAACTCGGACATCATTATCATTAACATGGCGCTGTCCAACCTGCTGGTGTCTGTGATGAGGAACACACTGCTGGTCATCTCAGACATGGGATTAGAG CTGTACTCATCCAAAGAGTGGTGTCAGGTCCTCATGGGTATCTGGGTGTGGCTGCGATCGGTAAATGTGTGGTCAACGCTCTTCCTCAGTGCGTTCCACCTCCAGACATTGAGGCGTGTGGCTCCTACTGTCGGGAGCCTTCACGGGCCCCGGGGCCTTCCTAAGATCCTAATGCTGAGTCTGGCCCTCATCTGGATTCTCAACTTTATTTACTCCATTCCTGCTCACATCTTTTCTACTAGCGGGGACTCGAACAGCACAGAG ACCCTGATGCTGGTGAGCAGCACAACGCGCCCCCTGCTGGGCTGTGTGTGGAACTTCCCCTCCAGCTACAGTGGCCTGGCCTATGCCACCACATCTATGGTGATCCACGAAACAATTCCCATAATCCTAATGGCCTTCACCAACCTGGGCTCCCTTTACACACTCTACACCCATAGCAGGATGCGGAGTTCCGTGCCAGACGCACCTGCCATGAAACGGGTGCCTGCCGAGAGACGAGCAGCtaag GTGATTCTCGCTCTCATAATGCTCTTCATTGCATCCTGGGGAACTAGCATTATCTCTGTCAACTATTTCAACTACAACCGCGGCTCCTCCGCTGAGTTTCTTCTGGTCATTGCTCGTTTTGCCAACATCATCTTCATTGCCATGTCACCTGCTGTTCTGGCGGTTGGCCACCGGCGGCTGCGTTCTTTCATCAAGTCTACGCTCACTCACTGA
- the LOC119492822 gene encoding von Willebrand factor A domain-containing protein 1-like isoform X2 — MYDGLGLKKATSKLVSQNKKDARIEITLLFFPLLCTVLNCCEGDILLLLDSSGSVANYEFIHLLLFTTELLRPFSLGSGHVRVGLLQVGTNPNLEFGLDVHNNQESLQKALGSVRQLQGDTNTEAALRVAQQLLTETDENVPKILLWLTDGVQPGDVDEPMSQLKAQGVSVLAVSTVHGNYQVLQRAVTPPLESHLYSVDIETIEIITQDLREAIIKIIRAERLRVVHLTSHSAVLQWRPVLSADSGYYELSYNSMRNTDAKTRRILPGDSSWVELTNLQPDTTYTAALHPESNQRLFNTLSVNFTTLPDVLSPAVVSVLASGLRQIRVSWGPLQPARVQRYTVEYGAIPSGDVHIVTLPNQQNSTVLTGLEPGTQYLVTVSALHVNGKERAMSVRACTQEALPALADLQLTPLERQEVQVAWQAHQEGLKGYWLSWEIENSHSSSLKPSISTVYLPPTSRSTRLTHLASSSRVCVSPVYSSGRGDGLCCTAGRHTDSSRWG; from the exons ATGTATGATGGCTTAGGTTTGAAAAAGGCAACTAGTAAACTTGTCAGTCAAAACAAGAAAGACGCACGTATTGAAATAACCCTCTTGTTTTTCCCTCTGTTGTGCACAGTGTTAAACTGCTGTGAAGGGGATATTCTCCTTCTGCTGGACTCTTCAGGAAGTGTAGCAAACTACGAGTTCATCCACCTGTTGCTCTTCACCACCGAGCTGCTTCGCCCCTTCTCATTGGGCAGTGGGCACGTCAGAGTCGGGCTGCTGCAGGTGGGCACAAACCCTAACTTGGAGTTTGGCCTGGACGTTCACAACAATCAGGAAAGTCTGCAGAAAGCTCTGGGGAGTGTCAGACAGCTGCAGGGAGACACTAACACCGAGGCAGCGCTCAGGGTGGCCCAGCAGCTTCTGACAGAGACGGACGAGAATGTGCCAAAGATACTGCTGTGGCTGACTGATGGTGTGCAGCCCGGAGACGTGGACGAGCCCATGTCTCAGCTGAAGGCGCAGGGAGTTTCTGTTTTAGCTGTGTCTACAGTACATGGAAACTACCAGGTGCTACAACGTGCAGTGACACCTCCACTGGAGTCTCACCTCTACTCTGTAGACATAGAAACCATCGAAATCATCACACAGGACCTGAGGGAGGCCATtatca AAATCATTCGTGCAGAACGACTGCGTGTGGTTCACTTGACTTCCCACAGTGCTGTGCTGCAGTGGCGTCCCGTTCTGAGCGCAGACAGCGGTTACTATGAGCTCTCGTACAACTCTATGCGGAATACGGACGCTAAAACTAGACGCATTCTCCCAGGCGACTCCAGCTGGGTAGAGCTGACCAACCTGCAACCTGACACCACCTACACCGCCGCCCTGCATCCAGAGTCCAACCAGAGACTGTTTAACACACTCTCTGTTAACTTCACCACACTTCCTG ATGTTTTAAGCCCGGCAGTGGTCTCCGTGTTGGCCTCTGGTCTTCGTCAGATCCGTGTGAGCTGGGGTCCCCTGCAGCCGGCTCGAGTTCAGAGATATACGGTGGAGTATGGAGCTATTCCAAGCGGAGACGTCCACATCGTGACATTACCCAACCAGCAGAACTCCACCGTACTGACGGGCCTGGAGCCGGGCACTCAGTACCTGGTCACAGTCAGTGCTCTGCATGTGAATGGAAAAGAAAGAGCCATGTCTGTAAGGGCATGCACTCAAGAGG ctctgccAGCCCTGGCCGACCTTCAGCTGACCCCATTAGAGCGTCAGGAGGTGCAGGTCGCGTGGCAGGCCCATCAGGAAGGTTTGAAAGGCTACTGGCTGAGCTGGGAAATAGAAAACTCCCACAGCTCATCCTTGAAGCCCTCAATCTCCACCGTCTACCTGCCTCCTACCTCTCGTTCAACGCGTCTCACGCACCTCGCATCAAGCAGTCGAGTGTGCGTGTCCCCGGTCTACAGCTCGGGCCGAGGAGACGGGTTATGCTGCACTGCAGGGAGGCACACAG ATTCCAGCCGGTGGGGTTAA
- the LOC119492822 gene encoding von Willebrand factor A domain-containing protein 1-like isoform X3, with amino-acid sequence MKEFLLRCVVLWAMLQRSNMQIGVPATVLNCCEGDILLLLDSSGSVANYEFIHLLLFTTELLRPFSLGSGHVRVGLLQVGTNPNLEFGLDVHNNQESLQKALGSVRQLQGDTNTEAALRVAQQLLTETDENVPKILLWLTDGVQPGDVDEPMSQLKAQGVSVLAVSTVHGNYQVLQRAVTPPLESHLYSVDIETIEIITQDLREAIIKIIRAERLRVVHLTSHSAVLQWRPVLSADSGYYELSYNSMRNTDAKTRRILPGDSSWVELTNLQPDTTYTAALHPESNQRLFNTLSVNFTTLPDVLSPAVVSVLASGLRQIRVSWGPLQPARVQRYTVEYGAIPSGDVHIVTLPNQQNSTVLTGLEPGTQYLVTVSALHVNGKERAMSVRACTQEAALPALADLQLTPLERQEVQVAWQAHQEGLKGYWLSWEIENSHSSSLKPSISTVYLPPTSRSTRLTHLASSSRVCVSPVYSSGRGDGLCCTAGRHTDSSRWG; translated from the exons TGTTAAACTGCTGTGAAGGGGATATTCTCCTTCTGCTGGACTCTTCAGGAAGTGTAGCAAACTACGAGTTCATCCACCTGTTGCTCTTCACCACCGAGCTGCTTCGCCCCTTCTCATTGGGCAGTGGGCACGTCAGAGTCGGGCTGCTGCAGGTGGGCACAAACCCTAACTTGGAGTTTGGCCTGGACGTTCACAACAATCAGGAAAGTCTGCAGAAAGCTCTGGGGAGTGTCAGACAGCTGCAGGGAGACACTAACACCGAGGCAGCGCTCAGGGTGGCCCAGCAGCTTCTGACAGAGACGGACGAGAATGTGCCAAAGATACTGCTGTGGCTGACTGATGGTGTGCAGCCCGGAGACGTGGACGAGCCCATGTCTCAGCTGAAGGCGCAGGGAGTTTCTGTTTTAGCTGTGTCTACAGTACATGGAAACTACCAGGTGCTACAACGTGCAGTGACACCTCCACTGGAGTCTCACCTCTACTCTGTAGACATAGAAACCATCGAAATCATCACACAGGACCTGAGGGAGGCCATtatca AAATCATTCGTGCAGAACGACTGCGTGTGGTTCACTTGACTTCCCACAGTGCTGTGCTGCAGTGGCGTCCCGTTCTGAGCGCAGACAGCGGTTACTATGAGCTCTCGTACAACTCTATGCGGAATACGGACGCTAAAACTAGACGCATTCTCCCAGGCGACTCCAGCTGGGTAGAGCTGACCAACCTGCAACCTGACACCACCTACACCGCCGCCCTGCATCCAGAGTCCAACCAGAGACTGTTTAACACACTCTCTGTTAACTTCACCACACTTCCTG ATGTTTTAAGCCCGGCAGTGGTCTCCGTGTTGGCCTCTGGTCTTCGTCAGATCCGTGTGAGCTGGGGTCCCCTGCAGCCGGCTCGAGTTCAGAGATATACGGTGGAGTATGGAGCTATTCCAAGCGGAGACGTCCACATCGTGACATTACCCAACCAGCAGAACTCCACCGTACTGACGGGCCTGGAGCCGGGCACTCAGTACCTGGTCACAGTCAGTGCTCTGCATGTGAATGGAAAAGAAAGAGCCATGTCTGTAAGGGCATGCACTCAAGAGG cagctctgccAGCCCTGGCCGACCTTCAGCTGACCCCATTAGAGCGTCAGGAGGTGCAGGTCGCGTGGCAGGCCCATCAGGAAGGTTTGAAAGGCTACTGGCTGAGCTGGGAAATAGAAAACTCCCACAGCTCATCCTTGAAGCCCTCAATCTCCACCGTCTACCTGCCTCCTACCTCTCGTTCAACGCGTCTCACGCACCTCGCATCAAGCAGTCGAGTGTGCGTGTCCCCGGTCTACAGCTCGGGCCGAGGAGACGGGTTATGCTGCACTGCAGGGAGGCACACAG ATTCCAGCCGGTGGGGTTAA
- the LOC119492822 gene encoding von Willebrand factor A domain-containing protein 1-like isoform X1: MYDGLGLKKATSKLVSQNKKDARIEITLLFFPLLCTVLNCCEGDILLLLDSSGSVANYEFIHLLLFTTELLRPFSLGSGHVRVGLLQVGTNPNLEFGLDVHNNQESLQKALGSVRQLQGDTNTEAALRVAQQLLTETDENVPKILLWLTDGVQPGDVDEPMSQLKAQGVSVLAVSTVHGNYQVLQRAVTPPLESHLYSVDIETIEIITQDLREAIIKIIRAERLRVVHLTSHSAVLQWRPVLSADSGYYELSYNSMRNTDAKTRRILPGDSSWVELTNLQPDTTYTAALHPESNQRLFNTLSVNFTTLPDVLSPAVVSVLASGLRQIRVSWGPLQPARVQRYTVEYGAIPSGDVHIVTLPNQQNSTVLTGLEPGTQYLVTVSALHVNGKERAMSVRACTQEAALPALADLQLTPLERQEVQVAWQAHQEGLKGYWLSWEIENSHSSSLKPSISTVYLPPTSRSTRLTHLASSSRVCVSPVYSSGRGDGLCCTAGRHTDSSRWG, translated from the exons ATGTATGATGGCTTAGGTTTGAAAAAGGCAACTAGTAAACTTGTCAGTCAAAACAAGAAAGACGCACGTATTGAAATAACCCTCTTGTTTTTCCCTCTGTTGTGCACAGTGTTAAACTGCTGTGAAGGGGATATTCTCCTTCTGCTGGACTCTTCAGGAAGTGTAGCAAACTACGAGTTCATCCACCTGTTGCTCTTCACCACCGAGCTGCTTCGCCCCTTCTCATTGGGCAGTGGGCACGTCAGAGTCGGGCTGCTGCAGGTGGGCACAAACCCTAACTTGGAGTTTGGCCTGGACGTTCACAACAATCAGGAAAGTCTGCAGAAAGCTCTGGGGAGTGTCAGACAGCTGCAGGGAGACACTAACACCGAGGCAGCGCTCAGGGTGGCCCAGCAGCTTCTGACAGAGACGGACGAGAATGTGCCAAAGATACTGCTGTGGCTGACTGATGGTGTGCAGCCCGGAGACGTGGACGAGCCCATGTCTCAGCTGAAGGCGCAGGGAGTTTCTGTTTTAGCTGTGTCTACAGTACATGGAAACTACCAGGTGCTACAACGTGCAGTGACACCTCCACTGGAGTCTCACCTCTACTCTGTAGACATAGAAACCATCGAAATCATCACACAGGACCTGAGGGAGGCCATtatca AAATCATTCGTGCAGAACGACTGCGTGTGGTTCACTTGACTTCCCACAGTGCTGTGCTGCAGTGGCGTCCCGTTCTGAGCGCAGACAGCGGTTACTATGAGCTCTCGTACAACTCTATGCGGAATACGGACGCTAAAACTAGACGCATTCTCCCAGGCGACTCCAGCTGGGTAGAGCTGACCAACCTGCAACCTGACACCACCTACACCGCCGCCCTGCATCCAGAGTCCAACCAGAGACTGTTTAACACACTCTCTGTTAACTTCACCACACTTCCTG ATGTTTTAAGCCCGGCAGTGGTCTCCGTGTTGGCCTCTGGTCTTCGTCAGATCCGTGTGAGCTGGGGTCCCCTGCAGCCGGCTCGAGTTCAGAGATATACGGTGGAGTATGGAGCTATTCCAAGCGGAGACGTCCACATCGTGACATTACCCAACCAGCAGAACTCCACCGTACTGACGGGCCTGGAGCCGGGCACTCAGTACCTGGTCACAGTCAGTGCTCTGCATGTGAATGGAAAAGAAAGAGCCATGTCTGTAAGGGCATGCACTCAAGAGG cagctctgccAGCCCTGGCCGACCTTCAGCTGACCCCATTAGAGCGTCAGGAGGTGCAGGTCGCGTGGCAGGCCCATCAGGAAGGTTTGAAAGGCTACTGGCTGAGCTGGGAAATAGAAAACTCCCACAGCTCATCCTTGAAGCCCTCAATCTCCACCGTCTACCTGCCTCCTACCTCTCGTTCAACGCGTCTCACGCACCTCGCATCAAGCAGTCGAGTGTGCGTGTCCCCGGTCTACAGCTCGGGCCGAGGAGACGGGTTATGCTGCACTGCAGGGAGGCACACAG ATTCCAGCCGGTGGGGTTAA